The Chryseobacterium sp. JV274 sequence AAAAAATGCCATTCTGTCACTTTCTTCCGCATGGTATTTTTTTTGAGAAGTATCTTGAACAATTAAAATATAAAATATGATGACTAAAGGAAATATTAATGTATCTGTGGAAAATATTTTCCCACTAATTAAAAAATTTCTTTACAGTGACCACGAAATATTCTTAAGAGAATTGATCTCCAATGCAACAGATGCTACTTTAAAATTAAAGCATTTAACAAGCATCGGAGAAGCAAAAGTGGAATACGGAAATCCGAAACTTGAAGTTAAAATTGATAAAGACCAGAAAACTTTACGCATTATCGACCAGGGTATTGGTATGACTGGTGAAGAGGTTGAAAAATACATCAATCAGGTTGCTTTTTCAGGGGCTGAAGAGTTTTTGGAGAAATATAAAGATTCTGCGAAAGATTCAGGAATTATCGGACATTTCGGTCTTGGATTCTACTCTGCGTTCATGGTGGCTGAAAAGGTTGAAATTGTTACAAAGTCTTATAAAGATGAACCGGCAGTACGTTGGATCTGTGATGGAAGCCCGGAATTCACTCTTGAAGAAACTACTGACAAAACAGACAGAGGTACAGAGATTATCCTTCATATTGCAGAAGATTCTGTAGAATTTTTAGAAGAAGGAAAAATCCGCGAATTGTTATTAAAGTATAACAAATTCATGCCTGTTCCTATTAAATTCGGGACAAAAACACATACGCTTCCATTACCGGAAGACGCTCCTGAAGATGCTGTGGCTGAAACAGAAGAGGTAGACAATATTATCAATAATCCGGTACCAGCGTGGACGATTGCTCCAAACGAACTGACCAACGAAGATTATATGAAGTTCTACCACGAACTGTATCCTATGCAGTTTGAGGAACCATTATTCAATATTCACCTGAATGTTGATTATCCTTTCAATCTTACCGGAGTTCTTTTCTTCCCGAAACTGAGCAACAACCTGAATATTGACAAGGATAAAATACAATTATATCAAAATCAGGTTTTTGTAACAGATGAAGTAAAAGGTATCGTTCCGGACTTCCTGATGCTTCTGAGAGGCGTCATAGATTCTCCGGATATTCCTTTGAACGTTTCCCGTTCTTATCTTCAGGCTGATGGTGCTGTGAAGAAGATCTCATCTTACATCACGAAAAAAGTAGCCGACAAAATGGCTTCTTTAATCAACGAAAACCGTGAAGACTATGAGCAAAAATGGAATGACATAAAGATCGTTATTGAGTACGGAATTGTTACAGAAGAAAAATTTGCTGAAAAAGCAGACAAATTCACACTATATCCTACAACAGACGGAAAGTATTTCCTTTGGGATGAATTGGTTGAAAAAATCAAGCCTGTACAAACGGATAAAGACAATAAACTGGTTGTACTATATGCTACCAATGCCGATGAGCAGCACAGCTACATCCAATCTGCAAAGGATAAAGGATATGAAGTTCTGTTATTAGACTCACCTATCACTCCACATGTTATCCAGAAGCTGGAAACATCAAAAGAAAATATCTCTTTTGCAAGAGTAGATGCAGATCACGTGAATAACCTGATCAAAAAAGATGAGCCCGTAATTTCGAAACTGAATGAAACGGAAAAAGAGTCTCTGAAAAAGAATGTTGAAGAAGCTATTCAGGATTCTAAGTTTACCGTTCAGCTTGAAGATCTTGACAGTAATGATGCTCCATTTACCATTACCCAACCTGAATTCATGAGAAGAATGAAGGAAATGCAGGCTACAGGCGGAGGCGGAATGTTCGGAATGGGAGGTTTCCCGGAGATGTACAATCTTGTGGTAAACTCCAACAGTGAACTTTCTAATCAGATTTTAAAAACTGAGAATGCTGAAGAGAAAGAAAGCCTGATCAAATATGCTTTGGATCTTGCCAAGCTTTCACAAAACTTACTGAAAGGAAAAGACCTGACAGATTTTATACAGAGAAGCTATAAGCAACTTGAAAAATAATACACAAGAGACTGTTTCATTTTGAAGCAGTCTTTTTTTATCTTTTTAACCACAAAAGTCACAAAAGATCTTGGGCATTTAAGGTTTTATTAATTAAGTATCATACTGTTGGGAAGAGTACTTAAGCTTTTTGAAAATCTTAAATTTCCACAGATGTTTGTGGAGAATTTTTTGGAAAACGCAAAGACGCTATTTTTTATATAGATTATGTTTTAAGGCGCAAGGATTTTATCTTCGATAAAATTGTATCCTGCTAAGTCATGATCTATTATTCTTCCTGAAAATCTTCGATTTTCCTGCGTCTTCAAACAGTATAAAAATAGAAATCCTTGCGCCTTTGCGTTTTTCCAACAAGACAAAACCATCTTAAAAATCATCATCAATTAACATAAATAAGATTCATATTATAAAGCTTTTCTGCATTTTCTATTCGCTTTCATTGTCTTGCTCTATATTTTTTCTGTTTTCTATTGTATAGATTATGCTTTTTTGCCATTTTTGTATAAAATGTAGGTCATGCAAAAAGAAAAATTACGCGTCATCAGAAAGCAAAAAGGCTATACTCAACAACAGGTAGCTGACTTTATCGCAACGGATGTATCCAATTACAGCAGAAAAGAAAGCGGTGATGTAAGAATCGTAAAAGATGAATGGGACAAACTTGCCCGTTTCCTGGATGTACCGATTGAAGACATTTATGAGGAGGAGGAACCAACAGTAGTTGTTAATAATGATCATCCTGTCTTTAATGACAGATCTTCTTCTGCAGGAGTAATCAGTAACCAGAATAATTATGATAATATTCCAGGAGCTATTATTGAGAATTTACAAAACTATATTACTTTATTAAAAGAAGAAAATATAAGGCTTAAACAAGAACTGAAAAGTCTCCCAAAAGGAGGAAAATAATACGGTTTAAAACTTTTAAAATATTAGTGTCACTCATATTAAATTATGGAGTGACATTTTTTTGTAAAATAATTTTAAAACAAAATGTATTTTTTGACGCAAAGAATGAATGATTCTAAGGTTTTATTTCAGGAAGCAAAGAGTTCTGACTTTGTAGCTGATGAAGCTTTGTGTGATAATGCATTCGCTTGAAAAATCAATGGAATTGATTTCGACTTTGTCCCCTTAAAATATTAAAGAAAACAAATAAAAACTTTGCGTTAAAAAATTCTTTTATTTAAGTCCCTTGAAACTTACAATTCCTCCAACGGATCCCAAAACAGCTTTTTGAAATTTTTTATTCTAAGATTTTCCACAACAATTCCTTCTTTTTCCAGCTTAGGCTGAAATTCCGGAACAGATAAAACTCCTGAGCTTGATATGACACGGTGAGCAGGAACATCTTTCGGGCATCCTCCCATCGCTTTTCCTACATGTCTTGAATGGTTAGGATAGCCAACTGCTTTTGCTATGGCACCATAGGTAGAAACTCTTCCTTTGGGAATAAGTCTTGCTACTTCGTATACCTGTTGTTTAAAAATCTCGTCCATATCAAATTGTTATTTTTAGCTGGCTTTCTTTTTTTGCATCATTTTTGAACTCTCTTAAGCTCGATGATGTTTCATTAAAAGATAAAGATATGAAAAAATCATTTTTCAGGCTGTTGAATGCAGTTAATAAAAAGGTGCTTCCGAAGTTGAGTAAGAAGGATCCTAATCAATTGACGAAAGTTGAGAAAGGTATTCTTGCGTATCGGTATTTTGTACTGGTGAATTCTTTAGATTGATTTTTTTATTTGACCACAGATGACACAGATTTTCACAGATGCTTGTGGAGTTTTTTGGAAAACGCAAAGACGCAGGGATATTATCTGAGATACAAATTGAATATCACTATTTATTTAAACCATTAAGCGCATTTAAGTTTTTAAGAATATTAAGAGAATAGCTAAAGCTATTTTTCAGCTGCCTGCTTTATTATTCATCAAAGATGAAACTTAATTCTTACTCTCTTCATTTTTTCTTAATGGTTTAAAGAGTTTAGTTTTCATAACATATCTATTTCCAAATCTAGCAAATAAAAAGCGCTTCAAATGAATTGAAGCGCCGTATTGTGATCTCTGGTGAGAATTTTATTCTTAAGCGTTTTCTAAGATATAAGAGAACATCAATGGTGCACAGATGGTTGCATCACTTTCAACGATAAATTTCGGTGTAGTGATATCAAGTTTACCCCAAGTGATTTTTTCATTCGGAACTGCTCCTGAATATGAACCGTAAGATGTTGTAGAATCAGAAATCTGGCAGAAATAAGACCAGAAAGGAATGTCATGCATTTCCATATCCTGATACAACATTGGCACAACACAGATAGGGAAATCTCCTGCGATACCCCCACCAATCTGGAAGAATCCAACTCCTTTACCTCCTGAATTTTTAGAATACCAG is a genomic window containing:
- the htpG gene encoding molecular chaperone HtpG, translated to MTKGNINVSVENIFPLIKKFLYSDHEIFLRELISNATDATLKLKHLTSIGEAKVEYGNPKLEVKIDKDQKTLRIIDQGIGMTGEEVEKYINQVAFSGAEEFLEKYKDSAKDSGIIGHFGLGFYSAFMVAEKVEIVTKSYKDEPAVRWICDGSPEFTLEETTDKTDRGTEIILHIAEDSVEFLEEGKIRELLLKYNKFMPVPIKFGTKTHTLPLPEDAPEDAVAETEEVDNIINNPVPAWTIAPNELTNEDYMKFYHELYPMQFEEPLFNIHLNVDYPFNLTGVLFFPKLSNNLNIDKDKIQLYQNQVFVTDEVKGIVPDFLMLLRGVIDSPDIPLNVSRSYLQADGAVKKISSYITKKVADKMASLINENREDYEQKWNDIKIVIEYGIVTEEKFAEKADKFTLYPTTDGKYFLWDELVEKIKPVQTDKDNKLVVLYATNADEQHSYIQSAKDKGYEVLLLDSPITPHVIQKLETSKENISFARVDADHVNNLIKKDEPVISKLNETEKESLKKNVEEAIQDSKFTVQLEDLDSNDAPFTITQPEFMRRMKEMQATGGGGMFGMGGFPEMYNLVVNSNSELSNQILKTENAEEKESLIKYALDLAKLSQNLLKGKDLTDFIQRSYKQLEK
- a CDS encoding helix-turn-helix transcriptional regulator — translated: MQKEKLRVIRKQKGYTQQQVADFIATDVSNYSRKESGDVRIVKDEWDKLARFLDVPIEDIYEEEEPTVVVNNDHPVFNDRSSSAGVISNQNNYDNIPGAIIENLQNYITLLKEENIRLKQELKSLPKGGK
- a CDS encoding MGMT family protein, which produces MDEIFKQQVYEVARLIPKGRVSTYGAIAKAVGYPNHSRHVGKAMGGCPKDVPAHRVISSSGVLSVPEFQPKLEKEGIVVENLRIKNFKKLFWDPLEEL